Part of the Pseudomonadota bacterium genome is shown below.
GATACAACAGTAGCTATGTCCTTCTGAAGAGGTTTTAAATCAGGCGCTTCTACGTTTATCTTGGTTTCAGGTACATTTACTATAGGAGCCTCGGATATTAGTTTTTGATCCTTTACGAAATCTCCAACAGCATCAATGGCTTCTTTCAGTGCCTTAAACTGTTCAGAATAATCTATCTGCTTGTCCGGTTCAGGTATTTCGATGTTTTCCTTGGGGATGTTTTTAACCTCATCTAGGATGGATGTCATAACCTTGGTCACTTCGGTCAAGTCAGTATTTTTAAGCCCCTTCATCGTCTTATCGAGAGCTTGGATATGAGGGATAACAGCCAGAGAGTCAGGAGTATTTATGGATTCTAATTGGTTTATGACCTCTGTTTGGGTAGTATGACCCTCTAAATAGCGAATAAGCGAAGTAGTAGCACCAAGGATCGTGTCCGAAACAATTTTCTGAGACTTGATTGTCTTGGCATGTCTCTCTTCGGCTATAATCTTTGCGTCTTTATCTTCGTATATTTGTTTTAATTCTTCTAATCCCATATTAGTTTTTCCCTTAGCTTAATTATTGTATTGCCTGTCGTTATATTAGCTGTTATAGTTGTATTATGAATAAACGAAACAGTAAGGGTCAATTCATAAAAGGCGGTAAGCCTCATAATTATATTGGTACAACACGAATATGTGTTGTATGTGGATCGTCGTTTAAGTTAAAAGGTACAGATCGTAGGGTTAATGGTAAATACTGTTCATATTCCTGTTATTGGTCTACTAAGAAAGGTAAAAGTTTTTTTAGTAAAGGTCTGTCTGGTACTAGCAACGGAATGTGGAAGGGTGGATTACCGGAGTGTACTAGGTGCGGGTCTACCTTATCTAGTTACAAGCCCAGAACATCACTATGCATGAAGTGCCGACACGATAATTCTACGTATAAGAATGGTGGTCAGTATAAAACTTGGGCTAGGTTGGTCAAGGAACGTGACAACTTTACATGTCAGTTATGTGGAAAATCTGGTTGTTGGCTAGAGTCAGACCATGTCAAGTCTTGGGCAGTTTATCCTGAACTTAGATTTGACCTAGCCAACGGGCGCACCCTTTGCAGGGATTGTCACCAGAAAACAGATAACTATGCTGGTAGAGTTTTTTTTAATTAACTCCAGTAACTGTGGCCCCTGGGGTAATCGCACGCCAAAGACACACGTACTGTATATTTCCCGATGAGATGTTTGCAGTCGCAACGGTCTCGATTACATTCTGGTTTACGATTTTCTCCGTCAGTACGCTCGATAACTCAATCGAAGCGTCAGGCGTAGCATCGTGCCAGAGTTCATTTGCCTTAATGTCAGTACCCGTAGTCAGTGCGATAAGAGCAGCAGTTGATAGGGCTGTGCCTATCTGTACCGTTCCTCCTGCACCAGCTAAGTCTACTGTACATCGACCAAACAATTTCATAGCCACTGTACCAGTTACCGTAAATAAAGTTAATGGATTTCCCGTTCCATCAAAGTCACCACGAGCATTTGCTGTACCGCCAATGAAAGCGGATGGTGTTGCTGTTGCTTGTTGATAAGTTTCACTAGTTTCTGTATACATAGTTACTCCTTACATCAATGTCGTTAAATATGATACCCATGTATTAGCAGCAGTACAAACACTTGTGATTTCCATGTGTTTACCAGTCGTAACAGCAGCAGTACCACCTACTAGGGTATGACCGTCAGCAGGTGTAATAGTTACAGTCTGGTTACCGTAGTTGTAATATAGCCATCTAAAAGTTGAACCAATGGCCACATCAGTGACCCCAGCTGACATTAATGCTCCTGTTGGGACTGTTAATGTTCCAGCACCAGTCTTTGAGTTATGAGTAACTATGCCTCGCAAAAGTTCAGCAATTGTTGGAGTACCATTTTGAGCATCTATAACTACAATAGTATTTTGGTTTACTGGGTTTAATGTTCTCGTTGGCCCAGTTACGGTTATTCCACCACTCGATACTACTGCACCTGAAAAGGTGTTAGTACCTGAAAAGGTGTTGTTTCCTGTAAGGGTGTTGTCATTTTGTCTTATGAATTTTGGCATTTTGTTCTCTACTTTCTTTTGATTAAGACCTTTGCGTTCTCTTTATTTCAGCATTTGCTTATTAGACGTTTGCCTATAAAGTCAGTGATTGCTTAGGTAGATTTCAATTTAATTTATTAAGATTCGATTGTTACTGCACCAGATACTGCACTGATTAGCCATCCATCTGAACCATCAGCTACTAAGGTAACGTAGCTACCTATTGGTTGATTGGTAAAGATTAAATCCTTGTTTTCGCTAGTTGCAAGGTCTACACCTGAGATTCGGTCGTTTGCGTCTGGACTAATAGTTAGAACTTGTGGATTTGCACCAACTCGGAAAGTTAAAACTGTTCCAACGTCGGTAGCGTGTAACGTAACAACAGGAGTTGCATGGGTGAAGTTTAGAACTTTACCATTGTCATTTATATCAGTTGTTAACGTAGCAGCTGTTATTGTTTCTACTGTTTGGTATCCAAATCCTGATAAGTTGATACCCGTTGCGTCAATTGCCATTATTTACCTTCTTTCTTCGCCTTTAGTTCTACCTCTGGTTCTACAACTAGTGGTTCGACTATTGGCTCTTCTATAGCTTTTGCCTTGGCTACTTTCGCAGCTTCGGCATCAGCTTTGGCCTTCTTGCGGGCTTGTTCTTCGTTGTTAGCTTTGATTCTTTCTAGGGTGATGCGATTTGCATCATCTTCGACTTCTTGTAACCAAGGTGATTTTGCCATGAGATTTCCTTTTCTTTAGTTGTTAATTACTATGCAGTGTGGTGAAGACCAACACAGTTGATTCTATTGCTGTCTACAAAGGCATCGTATCTAATTCTGAATTCGATTAGGTAGCCATTGATACCAGGTGCGTTTGTGTGAACCTTGAACTCTTTTAGTTTTTCAGGAGCGCACATTACGCTTGGGTGAGTGATGATAAGATCGGTGTTTGCAGGCATTCTACCTGAAGGGCAGATAACGACTGAACAACCGTCTACTTGACCTAGGTCACCGGAATTTAACTTAGCTTGACCTGAATCACTATCAAGTACAAATCCGCCTTGTTTAAGGAAGTTGTAGTAAGCTGCGGTCATAACAGCGACACGGCCAGATTCTGGTGCTTCGTGGTCTGTTATGTCAGCGTTGATAGCTGTGAAGTTAGTGTAAGCGTTTGAAGCAGTAGTAGCAGCGTCAGCAACGATGTCGTCACGGTTAGCTACCATACCAGCTGTGTTCAAAGCTGCTAATCTGTAGGTGTCAATTTCAGGAATTAATACGTTCTTTGTAGCTTGTGCTAGGAATTTAGCAGGCTTGCGAATTTCCATAGTGTCCTGATAGTTTGACATATCGATTGTGTTTGTCCAAGAACGATCTCTTGAAAGAGTGAATGTCTGAATGGTGTCTTGTACTTCTGTTGGATTACCATATCTGTTTGCTCCATTAGGAGTGTAGTTGCCCATTGTTGGATCAGTTAGTGTATAAACGCTGATTGCATTTACTCCATCCCAATCCCAGTTGTTGTTGACAATACCGGAAGTCTTAGCCTTAGCAGCTAATAGTTCTGATGTTGCTTTCTCGAACTTATTTGCTAGATTGATTGCCATTGTTTCCTTTTCTCTCTATTCTTTTCCGTATGCTTCTTCGTTGAACGCATCTATGTCTGGGTCACTCTTAGGTGCTTTTGGCGTTCTTGAAGGTGGTGTCAAGGCATTTGCTTTGGATTTAGATTTATCGCCTTCTTGTCTCTTAGCACCGATAGCAGTCAGTTTTTCGATAGAGTTTGCTTTAGTTTTTAATGCTTCGTACAAATCTCCTCGTACATCTGATGGGTTACCCCATGCATCGATTGTTACGCTCAAGGCTTGAAATGTATCAAGCGCTTGGTCTATTTCTGCCTGTATTTCAGGTGATGCATTCCTTAATATCGGAAAGTCATTCATCGCCTTTTCATATTGGTTTTTCAATAAACCTTCGTTTCTTTCGACCTTTGTTTTGTACGCTTCGACTTGTAGTTGTCTGACAGCTAAAGTAGTTTCGTCATCAGCTTCTGCGACATATTCATCGAGTTGCTTTTTGATCCCTGCCTCTTTTAACCTCTTTTCTTGGATACGCTTCTCAGCCATCTCTCGATTATGCTGTTTCTGCGCTTCCTCATCAGACCGTTGCGATTCATCTTCTTCTTCAGATTCTTCCTCAGATGCCTCCTCGGTAGTATCTTCTGATTCTGTTGATTCGTCTTCCTCAGCAGTCTCAGTCTCCTCTTCGGTTTCTTCAGCCTCGTTATCGGACTCTTCCATGTCTTTTAAGTCTTCTAGTGAGACTTCGATTTCCTCTAGGGGAGTTGTTTCTTCGACTTCGCCGGTTTCGGCTATTTCGTCAGCCATGTTATCTCCTTTTTTTTAATTTCTACCTAGTTTAAGGGCGGTGAACCCATCCTCGTAAAGTGAGGTCTTCTTCTGTAAAGGGATACAGATTTCAGCCCTTTTGGGCTGTGATCTATTTCACTTTATAGCGTGTCTATGTGGTGGATGCGTTCCTGCTCCATCACAGGTGACTATTATGCCCCGTTTAACAAAATTGTGGCCATCATTGCCTACTTTGGGTAAATTATCAAGGTTAAGCGTGTATTCCGGTTCTACAATTTCTTCTTCATCCATCTACTTGTTATCTCTTAACAGGTTAGTCAGTCTGTTTTCTATTACTGTTAGCATTATGACTATCCTTTGTTGTGCTATTAACTCGGCTTTTACTTCATAATCATTGGTGAGTTTATCAAGATCCGTATAGTTTATGCGAGATACCTTGTCTATTTCCTTTGCAAACTCTGCTTTCAGCAATTCACCGGCCGGAAGTAATATCTTCCTCTTCTCAGATGCTTCGTGCTTCTTCTCTTGCTTTTCTTCCTTAGACTTTACAAAACTCTGGCTAGTTATCCCTGTGTATAACTTCTCATCAGACATTTGCGCCTCCTCCTATCCTCTTTAGTACTTCAATTATAGTGGCTGGGTCTTCTCCTTGAGCTTCAGCAGATAAGGCGGCAAGTGCTATATTCTCATCTACTCCAAACTCTTTCATTAGAGCGTCTATGTTGGCTTGCATTTCAGGTGTAATGTCTTGGCCTTGGGACATATCTTGCTCTTGTAAAATATCAGGCGCAGTCATCTTAGCCATTTTTGCTTGGTGCATATCGTCAGACTGTTGCATCTTCTGTTGTTTCATAGCGAGGTCTGCTTCCATCAATGGGTCAGGTTGGTTAGTTATAGGCTGTCCTGTTTGTGGGTCAATCTGTGGTTGCCCCATCTGTTGCGCTGCTTCATCTTCTGGGCTTATATCAGTAATAATCTTCTTGTTGTCTGAGGTTAGCTTGATAATCTCGCTCATTAACTCGCCCATATTTAGCTTCTTTTGAGACATCGCTAGTTCTTGGTCTAATTCTGGGTTTGCAGCTTTAAGTTCTGCTACTTTCATAAGTCCTTCTAGTTTGTCGGCATCGTCTTTGGTTTTATCTACATCAGGATCAATCTCAAATTCAAAGGTAGCTCTTACCTTATCCCATACGACATCAAGCTCGTTGCTCATCTCACCGTTCTCATTCTCAGGGAATGGTAGTCCTGCCTTCTTGAGTATCTCTCGCTCATCGTCAGATAGTTTCATAAGATCACTGCCTTGCATGTTAGCAAAATGAGTATTGATCATTGACCTTGCGACTGCTTCGTAGGTTGCGTATAAATTATCTTTGAAGTCTTGGTCATCTACCGAAAGTAAAGCGGCCTGCATTTTAACACCGGCTGGGGTCTTTGATTGAGTTGGATCGCCTGATTCTGCAGCCGTAGCACTTGTGTCGCCTAAAGGTATTAATTGATTAAGTGAAGTTTTGTACATTGATACTCTACCTGGAAGCTGTGCATAAATACCATTCGCTAACTCTTGTCTCACGACTTTAGCACCACCAGTGAACCATATAGCATCTTGCGAATAAACTATTGAGTCTATATCAACATCAGCCTCGTTGCCTTCAATGGCAATAGGAGGTCTTATCCCTACTTGAGTTGCTAGTACGTCAGCTTGTCTCATATAATCTAGTACGTTTTGAGTACCACCGGCGAGCTTTACGATCCCGATTCCGTAAGGGTTTATAAAGTCTTGGTAGCAATATAGATAATGAATAGGAATATCGCCTGTTGGGTCTGGGTTAGTCCATTCTCTGACACACTTGTTGTTCTTGGCTGAGTAAAACATATAAAAAGGAGCTTTGATGCCTCTTTGGAAGGCTACAACAAACTTTATTCCCTTAACGCCTATACCTTTGTCATCTTCTGTCTTCGGGCCATTAGTACCCTTACGCTTCTCTTCAGCGTTAAGTTTGATGATTTCTTCAAGCATCGCAATGTCCCACTTGTTGTATTCGCCTTCTTCTACACCGTCTGCCTTAGCTTGTTTTTTATCCTTTTTAGCCTGTTCGATAATGTTCTTTAACTGCAATTTTGTATAGTAAACTTCCCAAAATATGACATCTGAGTCAGTATCAGATACTTTACCTGGCTCTAGCGATACATCTTGAGGCTGAGCAATAATGAAGTCAGAACCAGTGTAGTCGCCTTTATTAACAAATAGGTTGATGATAGGAACTGAACCATAGATAGCTGATTTTCTTACTGAATCTTTCCACTTACGAGTAAATGGTGCTTGAGAGTTAGCATTTGGTATTATTTCATTGTTCCATTGTAGATTAGCAAGTTCGGCAATCCAGGCTTCATCACGATCGATGGGCTTGACTTTACCGGACAACTTACTTGATACGATTCTTTTGGGTAATTTAAAAAGAGCTGCTGCCAAACTACCGTCATTTACTTCCGGTAGGTTTTCATCTAGCCCGTCTATTAGATCATTATTGGCAAGACGTTCATAAGTAGGATAGTCTTCCTGCCAAATTGTTTGTTCTAGCTTGCTTTCGTCATATATGCTTTTGATTTCGTCTTTAGGGATAAACGCCATTGCAATGCTCCTTATTTAAAAAGCATCCTGTGTGCGATGACCATTCATATGCTTATGACATTATATCACGTTACTAATTATCCTGCAAACTCCCCGAATAATTCTTTGGCTTTATGGTTATATGCCATCGCCGCTTCTTCGGGAGTATCAAATGAACCAAGATAATAGTTTTCTCCGTTATTCATTATCTGTGCCTGCCACTTTCTATCACGTTTATGCCAGCCGACGCCCTTAAACCCCGATATGTTGTCCGTGTGGACATTTACGTTCATTCTATTCTGGCTACGACTACAACTTCTAAGGTTTGATTTTCTATTATCTAATCTGTCCATACTTATATGGTCAGTATCCATCCCATCAGGAGTATTGTTAATGACTCTGTGCATGTGAATAGCGTGTCTCTTACCTTCTTTCCATCTGCTGTTGCGGATTGCA
Proteins encoded:
- a CDS encoding HNH endonuclease codes for the protein MKCRHDNSTYKNGGQYKTWARLVKERDNFTCQLCGKSGCWLESDHVKSWAVYPELRFDLANGRTLCRDCHQKTDNYAGRVFFN
- a CDS encoding N4-gp56 family major capsid protein codes for the protein MAINLANKFEKATSELLAAKAKTSGIVNNNWDWDGVNAISVYTLTDPTMGNYTPNGANRYGNPTEVQDTIQTFTLSRDRSWTNTIDMSNYQDTMEIRKPAKFLAQATKNVLIPEIDTYRLAALNTAGMVANRDDIVADAATTASNAYTNFTAINADITDHEAPESGRVAVMTAAYYNFLKQGGFVLDSDSGQAKLNSGDLGQVDGCSVVICPSGRMPANTDLIITHPSVMCAPEKLKEFKVHTNAPGINGYLIEFRIRYDAFVDSNRINCVGLHHTA
- a CDS encoding AP2 domain-containing protein, which produces MKKIDVSTPKHPNMFALVDDDDFDYLSQFKWYFNNGYAIRNSRWKEGKRHAIHMHRVINNTPDGMDTDHISMDRLDNRKSNLRSCSRSQNRMNVNVHTDNISGFKGVGWHKRDRKWQAQIMNNGENYYLGSFDTPEEAAMAYNHKAKELFGEFAG